In Arcobacter ellisii, a genomic segment contains:
- a CDS encoding beta strand repeat-containing protein, with product MAKTIGKITFENGSFFIKHPDGTLEVAKVGAMLSEGDVIIGSSSNSNSNLIRVSLIDNSSEIQVVGSNEQLFDITLLSGEIPEDTVVPNSQVGDLLEQATNNQQDPNQNNEQATLTLAQIENLDAAAAGAGQTTTEPVGIVPLRLEDRTAGETNVVTDLRDAEETLAVIDDTVEADNRIDDVPTTGVNPTISLDDDTLSIDSIGNPLAVDFGQNGAGSVALTDITADTSLGLTSSVAGNVMTISQNGVAVMTITLNSAGGTYTYDVNQIAAISHPDATTEDNIDFTVNYVVTDIDGDTATGTFGIVVNDSVPALDIELTETTIPTLTTQDAQTEGVNVSDTASGSFATLFTLTQDMGADVDGTPATLSYALSLATGTTTSLTSAGEAITLSMNNGVVEGKVAGVDEPIFTVAVDASTGTVTLTQNGPIDHLTESDTDTNGLTDDNSVTNVGLSLTGAINLTASATITDEDGDQRTDSETIDISSAISFDDDVPTITVSGGTTIAEDAVDNVATTDVNESIVTGTWDNANAGADEAASTVVVIGTTEYALGTAIDTGKGTLTVNTNGTWTFDPVTGLDQDTVQSVTFSVKVTDNDGDVASDDHTITITDGTGPSIDPTANSITLTTDEADMATDDTETLTFTLGSDALESIAFGTDLTALVSDTNEVVGTDVVWTRTSDTVITGTIGGQTAITLTLTPNLTAGTASVKADIADNFDSVLGNNGTNTLSLGSVSVVATDIDGDIATGTVNVEVIDDVPTVNFTDAINNTTTPTVATGTWSETIGADNNSMTLGADVELNWVKVNNVLIPTTTFTFDNSSNTGSGTFVYDGTTYNFDLTLNNNGTYEVVAASLPQTIEINYNEFSSSIKASGPTDTYIVEYQDADTKDIYSAKIYAEVEGNSLSLVNYVNSTTTNIIPSTTVGSTINVSATGIGLGNNVLESYYKNGVYTSESLYFNPDNETNLITLNFTGTGANAFGSGDVIYIELTGVDGTVQTVLLDSVHGDFIVNSDNSLTPISNTYTGGNLSSYSVSLSNGESIDYVKVTTGFSGTTETNVKLAFSYSVSETVTFNEDLSMNFTATITDADNDQDSIDFDVQFNKVDLIPESTDKVFDMTLGDTKETVNVVITLDLSGSMDDDINDTTRLALAKDAIENMLNAYADNYIVNVKLVTFSDSGTSYDWILNDVDTAIATVNSLNTGVYTNYEAGVSATYSNYTEPTADKTVAYFISDGAPTSENNEGSDVWFNVGTDSESGWLDTSYKTAWNTFVDTYVDELNVIAVNSGTFSTTYLDALASAEQGNNTIVITDEYQLSNILVNLASEQISGNAYSTISGGNGVISIDAIEVNGTTYNASDYTSSNNTVTLNNWNGTLTFNFSNGAYTYVTSADKFTQDLEKSFKIFASDEDGDTTSFDVKINVDIDDTASTPTLDMNISDSTTVISDLTYPDRTISNGATYSQTISLGSAYANKTVTVSFDAQTGGNWNKSDTFKVYNGTISSANEVYSNKNDFTVNNKTFTVTLWNDPKNIDIK from the coding sequence ATGGCTAAAACAATTGGAAAAATTACATTTGAAAATGGTTCGTTTTTTATAAAACATCCAGATGGAACTTTAGAAGTTGCTAAAGTGGGCGCTATGCTAAGTGAAGGTGATGTAATAATTGGAAGTTCATCAAATAGTAATTCTAATTTAATTAGAGTTTCTTTAATTGATAATTCATCAGAAATCCAAGTAGTTGGAAGTAATGAACAACTTTTTGATATTACATTATTATCAGGGGAAATTCCAGAAGATACAGTTGTTCCAAATAGTCAAGTTGGTGACTTATTAGAACAAGCAACAAATAATCAACAAGATCCTAACCAAAATAACGAACAAGCTACTCTTACTTTAGCTCAAATCGAAAATTTAGATGCAGCAGCAGCTGGAGCTGGTCAAACTACAACTGAACCAGTTGGAATTGTACCTTTAAGATTAGAAGATAGAACAGCTGGTGAAACTAATGTTGTTACAGATTTAAGAGATGCTGAAGAAACTTTAGCTGTTATTGATGACACTGTGGAAGCTGATAATAGAATTGATGATGTTCCAACAACAGGTGTAAATCCAACTATTTCACTAGATGATGATACTTTAAGTATTGATAGTATTGGAAATCCATTAGCTGTAGATTTTGGACAAAATGGAGCAGGAAGCGTTGCCTTAACAGATATTACAGCTGATACTTCTTTGGGATTAACATCAAGTGTAGCTGGAAATGTAATGACTATTTCTCAAAATGGTGTAGCTGTTATGACTATTACATTAAATAGTGCAGGTGGAACATATACATATGATGTTAACCAAATAGCTGCAATAAGTCACCCAGATGCTACAACAGAAGATAATATAGATTTTACAGTTAATTATGTTGTAACAGATATTGATGGTGATACCGCAACTGGTACATTTGGTATCGTTGTGAATGATTCTGTGCCAGCACTTGACATAGAGTTAACAGAGACAACAATCCCAACATTAACAACACAAGATGCCCAAACAGAAGGTGTAAATGTATCAGATACAGCAAGTGGATCGTTTGCAACATTGTTTACATTAACACAAGATATGGGAGCAGATGTTGATGGGACACCAGCAACATTAAGTTATGCATTATCACTAGCAACAGGAACAACAACAAGCTTAACAAGTGCAGGAGAAGCTATTACATTATCAATGAATAATGGAGTTGTAGAAGGTAAAGTAGCAGGTGTAGATGAGCCAATCTTTACAGTAGCAGTTGATGCAAGTACAGGAACAGTAACTCTGACTCAAAATGGACCAATCGATCACTTAACAGAGAGTGATACGGATACAAATGGATTAACAGATGATAATTCAGTAACAAATGTAGGATTATCATTAACAGGAGCAATTAACTTAACAGCAAGTGCAACAATTACAGATGAAGATGGAGATCAAAGAACAGATTCAGAAACAATAGATATTTCAAGTGCAATAAGCTTTGATGATGATGTACCAACAATTACAGTAAGTGGAGGAACAACGATAGCAGAAGATGCAGTTGATAATGTAGCTACTACAGATGTTAATGAGTCTATTGTAACAGGAACATGGGATAATGCAAACGCAGGAGCAGATGAAGCAGCAAGTACAGTAGTTGTAATAGGAACAACAGAGTATGCATTAGGAACAGCAATTGATACAGGAAAAGGAACATTAACTGTTAATACAAATGGAACATGGACATTCGATCCAGTTACAGGGCTAGATCAAGATACTGTTCAAAGTGTAACATTCAGTGTAAAAGTTACTGATAATGATGGTGACGTTGCAAGTGATGATCATACAATTACAATTACAGATGGAACAGGACCTTCAATTGACCCAACAGCTAATTCAATTACACTAACTACTGATGAAGCAGATATGGCAACTGATGATACAGAAACATTAACATTTACATTAGGTTCAGATGCTCTTGAAAGTATTGCATTTGGAACAGATTTAACAGCTTTAGTGTCAGATACTAATGAGGTGGTAGGTACTGATGTTGTTTGGACAAGAACAAGTGATACTGTTATTACAGGAACTATTGGTGGACAAACTGCTATTACATTAACATTAACACCTAATTTAACAGCAGGAACAGCATCAGTAAAAGCAGATATTGCAGATAACTTTGATTCAGTGCTTGGAAATAATGGAACAAATACATTGTCTTTAGGAAGTGTAAGTGTAGTAGCAACAGATATCGATGGAGATATAGCAACAGGAACAGTAAATGTAGAAGTTATCGATGATGTACCAACAGTAAACTTCACAGATGCAATAAACAATACAACAACTCCAACAGTTGCAACAGGAACTTGGTCAGAGACTATAGGTGCAGATAATAATTCAATGACATTAGGTGCAGATGTTGAGTTAAATTGGGTTAAAGTTAATAATGTTTTAATTCCAACAACAACTTTTACTTTTGATAATAGCTCAAATACGGGAAGTGGAACTTTTGTGTATGATGGAACAACATATAATTTTGATTTAACATTAAATAATAATGGTACTTATGAAGTTGTTGCAGCTTCTTTACCTCAAACTATAGAGATTAATTATAATGAATTCTCAAGTAGTATCAAAGCATCGGGTCCAACTGATACTTATATTGTTGAATATCAAGATGCAGATACAAAAGATATATATAGTGCAAAAATTTATGCAGAAGTTGAAGGTAATAGTTTATCATTGGTTAATTATGTTAATTCAACAACAACTAATATTATTCCATCAACAACAGTTGGTAGTACAATAAACGTTTCAGCAACAGGTATTGGACTAGGAAACAATGTCTTAGAGAGTTATTACAAAAATGGAGTATATACAAGCGAGTCTTTATATTTTAATCCTGATAATGAAACAAACTTAATAACATTAAATTTCACAGGAACAGGAGCAAATGCTTTTGGTAGTGGAGATGTTATTTATATAGAGTTAACAGGAGTTGATGGAACAGTGCAAACTGTATTACTAGATAGTGTTCATGGTGATTTTATCGTAAATAGTGATAATAGCCTGACTCCTATTTCAAATACTTATACAGGTGGAAATTTGTCATCTTATTCTGTTTCTTTATCAAATGGAGAATCAATTGATTATGTTAAAGTAACAACTGGATTTAGTGGAACAACTGAAACAAATGTAAAACTAGCTTTTAGTTATTCTGTAAGTGAAACTGTAACATTTAATGAAGATTTATCAATGAATTTTACAGCTACAATAACTGATGCAGATAATGATCAAGATAGTATAGATTTTGATGTGCAGTTTAATAAAGTTGATTTAATTCCTGAAAGTACAGATAAAGTATTTGATATGACTTTAGGTGATACTAAAGAGACAGTAAATGTTGTAATAACATTAGATCTTTCAGGTAGTATGGATGATGATATTAATGATACAACAAGATTAGCTTTAGCAAAAGATGCAATTGAAAATATGTTAAATGCATATGCTGATAATTATATTGTTAATGTAAAACTTGTAACATTTAGTGATAGTGGAACTTCATATGATTGGATTCTAAATGATGTAGATACTGCAATAGCTACTGTAAATAGTTTAAATACTGGAGTTTATACAAATTATGAGGCAGGTGTTTCTGCAACATATAGTAATTATACAGAGCCTACAGCAGATAAAACTGTTGCATATTTTATTTCTGATGGTGCGCCAACATCTGAAAATAATGAAGGAAGTGATGTATGGTTTAATGTTGGTACAGATTCTGAATCTGGTTGGTTAGATACAAGTTATAAAACAGCATGGAATACTTTTGTTGATACATATGTAGATGAATTAAATGTAATTGCAGTAAATAGTGGAACATTTAGTACTACTTATTTAGATGCTCTTGCTTCTGCTGAACAAGGAAATAATACAATAGTAATTACTGATGAATATCAATTAAGTAATATTTTAGTTAACCTTGCAAGTGAACAAATAAGTGGAAATGCATATAGTACTATTAGTGGAGGAAATGGTGTAATTTCTATTGATGCGATAGAAGTAAATGGTACAACATATAATGCAAGTGATTATACTTCATCAAATAATACAGTAACATTAAATAATTGGAATGGAACTTTGACATTTAATTTCTCAAATGGTGCATATACATATGTAACAAGTGCAGATAAATTTACACAAGATTTAGAAAAATCTTTCAAAATTTTTGCTTCTGATGAAGATGGAGATACAACAAGTTTTGATGTAAAAATAAATGTTGATATTGATGATACAGCATCAACTCCAACGCTTGATATGAATATATCAGATAGTACAACAGTTATTTCTGACTTAACTTATCCAGATAGAACTATATCAAATGGAGCAACTTATAGTCAAACTATTTCTCTTGGTAGTGCTTATGCAAATAAAACAGTTACTGTAAGTTTTGATGCACAAACGGGTGGTAACTGGAATAAATCTGATACATTTAAAGTTTATAATGGAACAATATCTTCTGCTAATGAAGTTTATTCTAATAAAAATGATTTTACAGTTAATAATAAAACTTTTACAGTGACATTATGGAATGACCCCAAAAATATAGACATAAAATAA
- a CDS encoding L,D-transpeptidase, translating to MIKKIFLSLIIFSFSLYANNEKDSILETKEFLEKSSNYLKEQVIIKKNSFNEEKFFEDFSTIGTKIFDKYTPKLSTFKKVDNLLSEMGAYDSLIIEVDSSKNLMKVIGKYDNKTKNLKTYKVSTAKKDIKKPLGVGQVTSITLNPVWYPTVDTIESFKKRGIELPKVVKAGDKLNYMGSAKINLSHKVDGKETFRIHGTINEKTIGSYESSGCIRMKNSEVVQLVALLNEFIDFKSMDDIKVVLK from the coding sequence GTGATAAAAAAGATTTTTTTATCTTTAATCATTTTTTCTTTTAGTTTATATGCAAATAATGAAAAAGATTCTATTTTAGAAACAAAAGAGTTCTTAGAAAAATCTTCAAATTATCTAAAAGAGCAAGTAATTATAAAGAAAAACTCTTTCAATGAAGAGAAATTTTTTGAAGATTTTTCAACTATTGGAACAAAAATTTTTGATAAATACACTCCAAAACTTTCAACTTTTAAAAAAGTAGATAATCTATTATCAGAAATGGGAGCTTATGATAGTTTGATTATTGAGGTTGATTCTTCAAAAAATTTGATGAAAGTAATTGGTAAATATGATAATAAAACTAAAAATCTAAAAACATACAAAGTTTCAACTGCAAAAAAAGATATAAAAAAACCTTTGGGTGTTGGACAAGTAACTTCAATAACTTTAAATCCAGTTTGGTATCCAACTGTTGATACAATTGAAAGTTTTAAAAAAAGAGGAATAGAGTTACCAAAAGTTGTAAAAGCAGGTGATAAATTAAACTATATGGGAAGTGCGAAAATAAATCTAAGTCATAAAGTTGATGGAAAAGAGACTTTTAGAATTCATGGAACAATCAATGAAAAAACTATTGGAAGTTATGAATCAAGTGGTTGTATAAGAATGAAAAATAGTGAAGTAGTGCAACTAGTAGCTTTATTAAATGAGTTTATAGATTTTAAAAGTATGGACGATATAAAAGTTGTTTTAAAATAA
- a CDS encoding trans-sulfuration enzyme family protein, producing MSEQLETSLCHIAKFAPFDDVSGASHFPIYNTGTFDLKKQTGDKIYDYTRSDNPTREVLENLFTHVEGGAGCVCTHTGIACVSLLFETVLKANSQVLVEADCYGGTFRLLKIFKEKYNIQVHFANFCDVEMIEHILKTNPIDLVLCESPTNPGLKIIDLELIANLSHKYDALFAVDNSLATFISQRPLEFGADFSLFSTTKYISGHGSVVAGAIVAKTKELSQQIHYYANAHGRSQNPMDVFLISLGIPTLKIRMIEHEKNSITIAKYLEKQSYIKKVTHPALPSHPQYELAKKQMKYIPGVFCVDFTSVELAEKFIENTKIFGEKCSFGSPDSRVEIPAKISHASFSKEELKAIGISDSTVRFSIGLESVEDLIKDIEQAVK from the coding sequence ATGAGTGAACAATTAGAAACTTCTTTATGCCATATTGCAAAATTTGCACCATTTGATGATGTTAGTGGTGCTTCACATTTTCCAATTTACAACACTGGAACTTTTGATTTAAAAAAACAAACTGGCGATAAAATCTATGATTATACAAGAAGTGATAATCCAACAAGGGAAGTTTTAGAAAACCTTTTTACTCATGTTGAAGGTGGAGCAGGATGCGTTTGTACACATACAGGAATTGCTTGTGTTTCACTTCTATTTGAGACTGTTTTAAAAGCAAACTCACAAGTTTTAGTAGAAGCTGATTGTTATGGTGGAACATTTAGACTTTTAAAAATCTTCAAAGAAAAATATAATATTCAAGTTCATTTTGCAAATTTTTGTGATGTTGAGATGATAGAACATATTTTAAAAACAAATCCTATTGATTTAGTTTTATGTGAAAGCCCAACAAATCCTGGACTTAAAATCATTGATTTAGAACTTATCGCAAATTTATCACATAAATATGATGCTTTATTTGCAGTTGATAATTCACTTGCAACTTTTATCTCTCAAAGACCTTTAGAGTTTGGAGCTGATTTTTCACTTTTTTCAACTACAAAATATATAAGTGGTCATGGAAGTGTAGTTGCAGGTGCAATTGTTGCTAAAACAAAAGAGTTATCACAGCAAATTCACTATTATGCAAATGCCCACGGAAGAAGTCAAAATCCAATGGATGTTTTTTTAATTAGCCTTGGAATTCCAACTTTAAAAATCAGAATGATTGAACATGAAAAAAATTCAATTACTATTGCCAAATATTTAGAAAAACAAAGTTACATAAAAAAAGTAACTCACCCTGCACTTCCATCTCATCCACAATATGAGTTGGCAAAAAAACAGATGAAATATATTCCTGGAGTTTTTTGTGTAGATTTTACAAGCGTGGAATTAGCTGAAAAATTTATTGAAAATACAAAAATCTTTGGTGAAAAATGTTCATTTGGAAGCCCTGATAGTAGAGTTGAAATTCCTGCAAAAATTTCCCACGCAAGTTTTTCTAAAGAAGAGTTAAAAGCTATTGGAATAAGTGATAGTACAGTTAGATTTTCTATTGGTTTAGAAAGTGTAGAAGATTTAATAAAAGATATAGAACAAGCAGTAAAATAG
- a CDS encoding PLP-dependent transferase has translation MNQEIFSHIPCGQTLPLNNIHAVSVSMPSLQDVIDYEEQTPEILEKITIAYPRFVMHPYLKTLAKYIKEKYKISDSYEVVLLSSQKAVEVVSSVYFIHNKIEINEPFGVILVQNGTTQLQKVLKFIQHVGYNLSSRLAEDYLYKVGLINKLHEEKLEDKSKAKEILVSSLANAYKQPLENICLNPSGMNAMYCVLKGIKNIQARNGRPILVQLGWLYLDTMNIVNHYFEESKIFYDVTNLDLLEEFLKKDGLKVSTIVTEIPTNPLVQTVDLEKLKTLCDTYNIPLVIDSTFATPYNLDLNPYADIYVESLTKFACGNADVLMGAIILNKNSKISHISYEFFKHADEPYIKDIQRMAYQIKGYEKRVKQIGKNTKELVKYFKTAPFIDEIFYCLQDKYATNYKKLMIDEDSYTGIVSVTFKKEFAKVYDSLAFAKGPSLGTEFTLLMPYTYLAHYDLITSKKGQEFLKQIGLPINLLRISVGTENIEEIKKEFEKIKNL, from the coding sequence ATGAATCAAGAAATTTTTAGTCATATTCCTTGCGGTCAAACGTTACCTTTAAATAATATTCACGCAGTTTCTGTTAGTATGCCCTCTTTACAAGATGTGATTGATTATGAAGAACAAACACCAGAGATTTTAGAAAAAATCACTATTGCATATCCTAGATTTGTAATGCATCCATATCTAAAAACTTTAGCTAAATATATAAAAGAAAAATACAAAATTAGTGATAGTTATGAAGTTGTACTTTTAAGTTCTCAAAAGGCTGTTGAAGTAGTTAGTTCAGTATATTTTATCCATAATAAGATAGAAATAAATGAGCCTTTTGGAGTAATTTTAGTTCAAAATGGAACAACTCAGCTTCAAAAAGTTTTAAAATTTATTCAACATGTGGGATACAACTTATCTTCAAGATTAGCAGAAGATTATTTATATAAAGTTGGTTTGATAAACAAACTTCACGAGGAAAAACTTGAAGATAAATCAAAAGCAAAAGAGATTTTAGTTTCAAGTTTAGCAAATGCTTATAAACAGCCACTTGAAAATATTTGTTTAAATCCATCTGGAATGAATGCAATGTATTGCGTTTTAAAGGGAATTAAAAATATTCAAGCAAGAAATGGAAGACCTATTTTAGTACAACTTGGATGGCTTTATCTTGATACTATGAATATAGTAAATCACTATTTTGAAGAGAGTAAAATCTTTTATGATGTTACAAATTTAGATTTACTTGAAGAGTTTTTAAAAAAAGATGGTTTAAAAGTTTCAACAATAGTTACAGAAATTCCAACAAATCCACTTGTTCAAACAGTCGATTTGGAAAAATTAAAAACTCTTTGTGATACTTATAATATTCCTTTAGTTATTGATTCAACTTTTGCAACTCCTTATAATTTGGATTTAAACCCTTATGCAGATATTTATGTGGAGTCTTTAACAAAATTTGCTTGTGGAAATGCCGATGTTTTAATGGGTGCAATAATTTTAAATAAAAATTCAAAAATCTCTCATATTTCTTATGAGTTTTTCAAACATGCCGATGAGCCATATATCAAAGATATTCAAAGAATGGCTTATCAAATAAAAGGTTATGAAAAAAGAGTAAAACAGATTGGAAAAAATACAAAAGAGTTGGTAAAATATTTTAAAACAGCCCCTTTTATAGATGAAATTTTTTATTGTTTACAAGATAAATATGCTACAAATTATAAAAAACTAATGATAGATGAAGATTCATATACAGGAATAGTTTCTGTTACATTTAAAAAAGAGTTTGCTAAAGTTTATGACTCTTTAGCTTTTGCAAAAGGTCCAAGTCTTGGAACTGAGTTTACACTTTTGATGCCATATACTTACCTTGCCCATTATGATTTAATTACTTCAAAAAAAGGACAAGAGTTTTTAAAACAAATTGGACTTCCTATAAATCTTCTTAGAATTTCAGTTGGAACTGAAAATATAGAAGAGATAAAAAAAGAGTTTGAAAAAATTAAAAATCTATAA
- a CDS encoding methyl-accepting chemotaxis protein: MKIKYKLLFLFFVAQIGFIIIPLTAINLGTDLTIIFTTLFSIFLGLICFSFFRSITEDFKNFNKAFENFSTFINSKTNKFIPLEIEGNSGIAQLSKKLNEISVEIDKRMKYDMRVLGEIVITMDRVEQGIYSSRITSETTNPMIMTLRNTINKMLDEVSKDMNNLVNILESYSKDDFTKQITIDKKVKGEMLKVLTSINFLGETLNLNAKKNLDNGLILENNSKNMIESVNFFGQKANEQTSSLEKTTNTLSQITDTTKNNTQNAQKMYELGKVVKVAVTNGQDLASKTANSMDEINKEITFINEAISIIDQIAFQTNILSLNAAVEAATAGEAGRGFAVVAAEVRNLANRSADAAREIKNIVENATTKANEGKKISDMMIEGYEKLNNDIAQTIEIIQDVSSSSNKQLEGIEEINRMINVLNQLSLENVNQAKNVAKITTTTQKMAEELVSEARNKKF; this comes from the coding sequence ATGAAAATAAAATATAAACTACTTTTCCTATTTTTTGTTGCACAAATAGGATTTATTATTATCCCCTTAACAGCAATAAATTTAGGAACAGATTTAACTATAATCTTTACCACTCTTTTTTCTATCTTTTTAGGATTGATTTGTTTTTCGTTTTTTCGTTCTATTACAGAAGATTTTAAAAACTTTAATAAAGCATTTGAAAATTTCTCAACTTTTATAAACTCAAAAACAAATAAATTTATTCCTTTAGAAATAGAAGGAAATAGTGGAATTGCTCAACTATCAAAAAAACTAAATGAAATCTCTGTTGAAATTGATAAAAGAATGAAATACGATATGAGAGTTTTGGGAGAAATTGTAATAACAATGGACAGAGTTGAACAAGGAATATATAGTTCAAGAATTACCTCTGAAACTACAAATCCAATGATTATGACACTAAGAAACACTATAAATAAAATGTTAGATGAAGTTAGTAAAGATATGAATAATCTTGTAAATATTTTAGAATCTTATTCAAAAGATGATTTTACAAAACAGATTACTATTGATAAAAAAGTAAAAGGAGAGATGTTAAAAGTTCTAACTAGCATAAATTTTTTAGGAGAAACTCTAAATTTAAACGCCAAAAAAAATCTAGACAATGGTCTAATTTTAGAAAATAATTCAAAAAATATGATAGAAAGTGTAAATTTCTTTGGACAAAAAGCAAATGAACAAACCTCATCTTTAGAAAAAACAACAAATACCCTCTCTCAAATAACTGATACAACAAAAAACAATACACAAAATGCACAAAAGATGTATGAATTGGGAAAAGTTGTAAAAGTTGCCGTTACAAATGGTCAAGATTTAGCCTCTAAAACAGCTAATTCTATGGATGAGATAAATAAAGAAATTACCTTTATAAACGAAGCTATCTCTATTATCGACCAAATAGCATTTCAAACAAATATTTTATCTTTAAATGCAGCTGTTGAAGCTGCAACGGCTGGAGAAGCTGGACGTGGATTTGCAGTTGTTGCAGCGGAAGTGCGAAATTTAGCAAATAGAAGTGCCGATGCAGCACGTGAAATTAAAAACATAGTTGAAAATGCCACAACAAAAGCAAATGAAGGGAAAAAAATTAGTGATATGATGATTGAAGGTTATGAAAAATTAAATAATGATATTGCCCAAACAATAGAGATTATCCAAGATGTAAGTAGTTCTAGCAACAAACAATTAGAAGGAATTGAAGAGATAAATAGAATGATAAATGTATTAAATCAATTATCTTTAGAAAATGTTAATCAAGCAAAAAATGTTGCAAAAATTACAACTACAACACAAAAAATGGCTGAAGAACTTGTATCTGAAGCAAGAAATAAAAAATTCTAA
- a CDS encoding PAS domain-containing protein — protein MSSNETQLSEYAFLVSETNEKGIITFANNDFCEIAGFTLDELIGKPHNIVRHEDMPKTAFKDLWETVKKGEIWTGYVKNRTKDDNYYWVFATVYPFESCDGEKGYLSCRKKASKEEIEVYEKLYKSLKEEE, from the coding sequence ATGAGTAGCAATGAAACTCAATTAAGTGAATATGCTTTTTTAGTAAGTGAAACTAATGAAAAAGGTATTATAACTTTTGCAAATAATGATTTTTGTGAAATTGCAGGTTTTACATTGGATGAATTAATAGGAAAACCACATAATATTGTAAGACACGAAGATATGCCAAAAACTGCCTTTAAAGATTTATGGGAAACTGTAAAAAAAGGTGAGATTTGGACTGGTTATGTAAAAAATAGAACAAAAGATGATAACTATTATTGGGTTTTTGCAACGGTTTATCCTTTTGAGAGTTGTGATGGAGAAAAAGGTTATTTAAGTTGTAGAAAAAAAGCCTCAAAAGAAGAGATTGAAGTTTATGAAAAACTATATAAAAGTTTAAAAGAAGAGGAATAA
- a CDS encoding AEC family transporter has product MIELLFNKLMPIVILIIIGYYWKKKELPFDKDMISSLIMNLGTPALLIASINNKDLTSENIITILIYGTIIIAICTILTIAYLKLENKPIRPFLQSFIFPNTGGLGIPIVYVLLGQTAFVYAITFSVLINIYHFTIGLWLSNSSLNLKKALQTPVLYALVVALVFKGTNTELPFIIEDVCKMLGGIVIPLLLIAFGSSLVGIKIGQNIKAVRMGVVRVILGFLVVYTIFYFGNFEAVLIYTLLIQYSMPIATTSYLFALRFNGPFEEIAVMTASSTIAILFLLPLIIYVIN; this is encoded by the coding sequence TTGATAGAACTTTTGTTTAATAAACTTATGCCAATTGTAATACTAATAATTATTGGTTACTATTGGAAGAAAAAAGAGTTACCTTTTGATAAAGATATGATTAGTTCTTTAATTATGAATTTAGGAACACCAGCTCTTTTAATAGCTTCAATAAATAATAAAGATTTAACTAGTGAAAATATAATAACAATTCTAATTTATGGAACAATAATTATTGCTATTTGTACTATTCTAACAATAGCTTATTTGAAATTAGAAAATAAACCAATAAGACCATTTTTACAAAGTTTTATTTTCCCAAACACTGGTGGTTTAGGAATTCCTATTGTTTATGTATTATTGGGACAAACTGCGTTTGTTTATGCAATTACCTTTTCAGTTTTAATAAATATTTACCATTTTACTATTGGATTATGGCTTTCAAATAGTTCTTTAAATCTAAAAAAAGCTTTACAAACACCAGTTTTATACGCTTTGGTTGTTGCGTTAGTTTTTAAAGGAACGAATACAGAACTTCCTTTTATAATAGAAGATGTGTGTAAAATGTTAGGAGGAATAGTAATTCCTTTATTACTTATAGCTTTTGGTTCATCACTTGTTGGTATAAAAATAGGGCAGAATATAAAAGCAGTTAGAATGGGAGTAGTTCGTGTAATTTTAGGATTTTTAGTTGTTTATACTATTTTTTATTTTGGAAATTTTGAAGCAGTTTTAATTTATACTTTATTGATTCAATACTCTATGCCAATTGCAACTACAAGTTATCTTTTTGCTTTAAGATTTAATGGACCTTTTGAAGAAATTGCAGTTATGACAGCTTCAAGTACAATAGCAATTTTATTTTTACTACCTCTAATAATCTATGTAATAAATTAA